The following are encoded in a window of Camarhynchus parvulus chromosome 1A, STF_HiC, whole genome shotgun sequence genomic DNA:
- the STYK1 gene encoding tyrosine-protein kinase STYK1 — protein MAGDVKRFSRRLLECNSNDKLCVVREYQTEVIVVPVLLVGVFVIVLTVILWLHCRGLRAKQEQSAPAGTQVTRKNPQEPFSTENRYIQLSESSVESLLNSESLTLKELEIPREKLLPDSLELIKLGAYGSIYRAQLETGISGKTKAVVLKALQDPASPQKVKDFLGRIKFHQNLGHHENLVELVGCCVDQLPLYMIMEDVSLGDLLTFLWTCRKDVMAMDGVPYDLTERQVYEVGQQVAAALAYLEEKNLFHGDIAARNVLLHHNFTAKLCGLGLAYETHTHTASSVTRKVPVKWQAPERLLSKPPTTKADIWSFGILLYEMITLGAPPYPEVPPSDILSYLQKQNIMKQPSSCQQTMYCIMKSCWQWSAADRPSPAQLLCSLKTAMKTSNGHTVLQVPEPVVPELYADVAGVDVHSLVREYTVL, from the exons ATGGCAGGGGATGTGAAAAGATTCTCACGGAGGCTGCTGGAGTGCAATAGCAATGACAAGCTATGTG TTGTGCGTGAATATCAAACGGAAGTGATCGTTGTCCCAGTTCTCCTGGTGGGAGTTTTTGTCATTGTGCTCACTGTGATCCTCTGGCTCCACTGCCGTGGCCTGcgagcaaagcaggagcaatcAGCACCAGCCGGAACCCAAg TGACAAGAAAGAATCCGCAGGAACCCTTCTCAACAGAGAACCGCTACATCCAGCTGAGTGAGAGCTCTGTGGAGAGCCTGCTAAATTCTGAATCCTTGACTCTGAAAGAATTAGAGATACCACGAGAGAAACTCTTACCAGACAGCTTGGAGCTGATAAAACTTGGTGCCTATGGGAGCATCTACAGAGCACAGTTGGAAACTGGGATCTCTGGGAAGACTAAGGCTGTGGTGTTGAAAGCCTTGCAAG ATCCAGCTAGTCCTCAGAAAGTAAAGGATTTCTTGGGAAGGATTAAATTCCATCAAAATCTTGGCCATCATGAGAACCTGGTTGAATTGGTTGGGTGTTGTGTAGACCAGCTCCCACTTTATATGATCATGGAAGATGTGTCTCTTGGTGATCTGCTGACATTTCTGTGGACATGTCGGAAG GATGTAATGGCAATGGATGGCGTCCCCTATGACCTCACTGAGAGACAGGTATATGAGGTTGGACAGCAGgttgcagcagctctg GCTTATCTTGAAGAAAAGAACTTGTTCCATGGTGACATTGCTGCCAGGAATGTCCTTCTCCATCACAACTTCACTGCCAAGCTCTGTGGTTTGGGCCTGGCCTACGaaactcacacacacactgccagCTCAGTCACACGGAAAGTGCCTGTCAAGTGGCAGGCACCAGAGAGGCTCCTGAGCAAACCTCCTACCACCAAGGCAGACAT atGGTCTTTTGGAATTCTACTGTATGAAATGATTACATTAG GTGCTCCACCATATCCTGAGGTGCCACCTTCTGACATCTTATCATACCTGCAGAAGCAGAACATTATGAAGCAGCCCTCGAGCTGCCAGCAAACCAT GTACTGCATCATGAAGTCCTGCTGGCAGTGGAGTGCAGCTGACCggccttccccagcacagctcttgtGCTCCCTGAAAACAGCCATGAAGACCAGCAATGGGcacacagtgctgcaggtgcctgAGCCAGTGGTGCCTGAACTCTATGCTGATGTTGCTGGTGTTGATGTGCACAGCCTGGTGAGGGAATACACAGTCCTCTGA